A genomic segment from Acidobacteriota bacterium encodes:
- the amrB gene encoding AmmeMemoRadiSam system protein B codes for MGPAAPRLLRYLAPALLPLSLWAAGPPSLEEVRRAMAVPSTEGLRGQQDGVGFAVTAAQMAEVAAHSKEGPAPEGFGAKVRGAVLGAVCPHDDYLYAARMYRAALAPIAAKTVVVVGVFHKWRAFGIRDRLIFDPYPAWRAPDGNVSVSPLREALLARLPEGDYVQDAAAHDAEHSVEPIVYWLRHENPGVEILPVLVPTMGFPRMEALSDRFAAALAAVLKERGLRLGRDVQVVVSSDAVHYGADFDYAPFGEGGPEAYVLARAQDRRLMREYLSGTVTKKKARGLFEKLVDPQDPGRYRIPWCGRFSVPFTMLVLRDLAGEGLLAAPAAYATSVDGPEPSYAEGPGRTAPANLRHFVGYPAAWFCAP; via the coding sequence ATGGGCCCTGCCGCCCCCCGGCTCCTTCGGTATCTCGCCCCGGCCCTCCTACCCCTCTCGCTCTGGGCGGCCGGGCCGCCCTCCCTGGAGGAAGTGCGGCGCGCCATGGCCGTCCCCTCCACGGAGGGCCTCAGGGGCCAGCAGGACGGCGTGGGCTTCGCCGTCACCGCCGCGCAAATGGCGGAGGTGGCCGCTCATTCCAAGGAGGGGCCCGCCCCCGAGGGCTTCGGGGCGAAGGTCCGGGGCGCCGTCCTGGGGGCCGTGTGCCCCCACGACGACTACCTCTACGCGGCGAGGATGTACCGGGCGGCCCTGGCCCCGATCGCGGCGAAGACCGTGGTGGTGGTGGGCGTCTTCCACAAGTGGCGGGCCTTCGGGATCCGCGACCGGCTGATCTTCGACCCCTATCCCGCCTGGAGGGCGCCCGACGGAAACGTCTCCGTCTCGCCCCTGCGGGAGGCCCTGCTCGCCCGCCTGCCGGAGGGGGACTACGTCCAGGACGCCGCCGCCCATGACGCGGAGCACTCGGTGGAGCCCATCGTTTATTGGCTCCGCCACGAGAACCCCGGCGTGGAGATCCTGCCCGTCCTGGTCCCCACCATGGGCTTTCCGCGCATGGAGGCCCTCTCGGACCGCTTCGCCGCGGCCCTGGCCGCGGTCCTGAAGGAGCGGGGCCTCCGCCTGGGCCGTGACGTGCAGGTGGTGGTCTCCTCGGACGCGGTCCACTACGGGGCCGACTTCGACTACGCGCCCTTCGGGGAGGGCGGCCCCGAGGCCTACGTCCTCGCCCGCGCCCAGGACCGGCGCCTGATGCGGGAATACCTGTCGGGAACGGTCACGAAAAAGAAGGCGCGGGGCCTCTTCGAGAAGCTCGTGGACCCCCAGGACCCGGGCCGTTACCGCATTCCCTGGTGCGGGCGCTTCAGCGTGCCCTTCACCATGCTGGTCTTGCGGGACCTGGCGGGAGAGGGGCTCCTTGCGGCGCCCGCCGCCTACGCCACGTCGGTGGACGGCCCCGAGCCGTCCTACGCCGAGGGCCCCGGCCGCACCGCCCCGGCGAACCTCCGCCACTTCGTGGGCTACCCCGCCGCCTGGTTCTGCGCGCCTTGA